One stretch of Plasmodium vivax chromosome 8, whole genome shotgun sequence DNA includes these proteins:
- a CDS encoding hypothetical protein, conserved (encoded by transcript PVX_094930A) encodes MGESPTCSHFPKGATPHADRRNFNKEDLLTRQCGGRNKGREKKKKEMPSCMSRETNLPEERNKRGAFERCAEYSTLGNSPNYEQLVDTPGKSHSCSCSYPPCKSTLFLSDNSNKRCFRKKGSEGNRGRRKGGDKKANEPKGNQGKGRKNRDDGNGSDSHMESDSESSSGEDDEEEEEEDDEEEEEEEEEEEEEEEDEEEEDEEDGGEFDVGDENDEEEDDDDDEEEDEDDDGAEEDDEEDDYEEDEFDVDEENYDEEDDEDEEDDEVEGEPDDDADEEENDDEDEDDEEDDDDDDDEEEDEPEDETDEEEGDDDEPDDETDDDDDDHKRGCKKRKKKTKRGKKHPCKEGEIHLEDDRQDYPCNLSNTHYDKKKKLYLKKKNKKFKHRYVYLNNLFKDSVCINTTNVSNFISVSKDKLTATYSAWGKHTDIACVQVNKCASRDCSIYYFEVEVLSCTNFSKIVIGMTSKNYTINKNPGSEYNSFGYKNDDGKKMIDSKLENYSNGYTKYDIIGCGINYFDNSAFFTKNGKFLGKACNVNPKYDYYATVGLTTLGDRIKFHLNNFYFDIYNMIYEECEKERKIIKSIYIQKDIFTDVIKSHLIKCGYFNTYKSFVDFLDKHKNTGDNGSSVGGSSNSKHSLDRFFAGQMHASGGEDQAKREEAKKEEVKKDEAKKEEAKKDEVKKDETKKDEAKAEEVKTDDVKTNEAKTDEAKDKPTGDPPAHPSQTQSSDNKHDEGEDTKRKGEAVEAANDHMKKEDESLSKTCASSSEAPKNASPHKTEGKDPKEDQNDENDKHAFNKFLINYLDVYEKLNKEEKGESRDKAEEAKQGGETGNPTLTPSGVLKSDKNEGEDKQTGDPKSATDDTKGDSHPVGDPTGSRNREEKPTSASGTDQQKVEASTGGATPPAGEAATSAGELPPLSQAHPKENPTEEAEKQTISDLTANILKSYEFSPYNYPGANLQNTLWISRKSSLGSLLNVRKDSNTLLLNRLRGKRSLNLKEDLNLLATNFFNTKKEARKNESDINKKIHLLLREKSGMIKNESLKKLNKKEGKGYSVDKEYITKHFVNLYLSEEKLKKMVNSLQTRHIIRNSILSGNIIQVLNILEEEYADLLTNERGSFHVAMLYTQQLIEILKPNKKFIKRISSRKKKCKKLGAYDLEDDLLSETSYKTYDTLSDDHFYDDIKTDCGSSDSLLCESSNEEYSRHDDIVLKLEKLNRRGGNRKEALGRSDRRRRKKLAERRAKSSYKSSDSSGDGTDDKGEGSVNGGGKVKRQSEKLPAKGPSNNGKGQPFDPSNAKKEAAHKEDELTPGAGDDKNADRANDPKTEERKGTDTTGVNENKKRNSQLNNNHLGKEKKIERMIYRSMRSNYDEEFFETNNLQEEYEQHYNKLSKEYEFFEEDNPYHNKNRNQSFRKGRCVKNRYPKKAHTFSSSSSDGDSTSDCDSNDSNFNEKHYEFNEINFEQIYQYIYKNKSPNREEVKFKKDHLYLALLWIREKLSLFNKSRQVNVRQCILDTTSLIAYHKPYKERLVRMFFSKNRNLLTFSSVNEGILGLCLKVPVYSPLEIMVKHLILCRNLLREKKGNIGIKYDCRYVCQPYKRYMIKVKNNKKKRRYFKEATKQKNEKGSLNGKIIEDNRLSIFQ; translated from the exons ATGGGGGAAAGCCCGACCTGCTCGCATTTTCCCAAAGGGGCAACCCCCCATGCAGACCGTAGAAATTTCAACAAGGAGGATCTGCTCACACGTCAGTGCGGAGGTAGGAACaaggggagggagaagaagaagaaagagaTGCCTAGCTGCATGAGCAGGGAAACAAACCTACCGGAAGAGAGAAACAAAAGAGGTGCATTCGAACGCTGTGCTGAATATTCCACCCTGGGGAACTCCCCCAATTATGAACAACTGGTTGACACCCCGGGGAAGAGCCACTCGTGTAGCTGCTCGTACCCCCCCTGCAAATCGACGCTGTTTCTGTCGGACAACTCGAATAAAAGGTGCTTTAGAAAGAAGGGCAGCGAAGGCAAcaggggaaggagaaaaggaggCGATAAGAAGGCAAATGAGCCAAAAGGTAACCaaggaaagggaagaaaaaacagagaTGATGGAAATGGGTCGGATTCACACATGGAGTCCGATTCTGAGTCCAGCTCGGGTGAGgacgacgaagaggaggaagaggaggatgacgaggaggaggaagaggaggaagaagaggaggaggaagaggaggaagatgaggaagaggaagacgaggaaGACGGAGGCGAATTCGACGTCGGAGATGAAaacgacgaagaggaggacgacgacgatgatgaagaagaagatgaggaTGATGACGGggcggaggaggacgacgaagaGGACGATTACGAAGAAGACGAGTTCGACGTGGACGAGGAAAActatgatgaggaggatgatgaggatgaggaggatgacgaaGTGGAGGGGGAGCCGGACGACGACgcggatgaggaggaaaacgatgatgaggatgaagatgatgaggaggacgatgatgacgacgatgatgaggaggaggatgagcCGGAGGACGAAAccgatgaggaagaaggTGACGACGATGAACCGGATGACGAGACGgacgatgacgacgatgacCACAAACGCGGCtgcaaaaagaggaaaaaaaaaaccaagcGGGGAAAGAAGCACCCGTGCAAGGAGGGAGAAATCCACCTAGAAGACGACAGACAGGATTATCCATGCAACCTTAGCAATACCCattatgacaaaaaaaaaaaactctatctgaagaaaaaaaacaaaaagtttAAGCACAGATATGTGTACCTGAACAATCTATTCAAAGACAGCGTGTGTATAAACACCACAAACGTGTCCAATTTCATTTCAGTGAGTAAAGACAAACTGACTGCCACGTATAGCGCATGGGGAAAGCACACAGACATTGCATGCGTTCAGGTGAATAAATGTGCCTCCAGAGATTGCAGCATTTACTATTTCGAAGTGGAAGTGTTAAGCTGCACcaacttttccaaaattgtcATCGGCATGACGAGCAAAAATTACACGATTAACAAAAACCCAGGATCAGAATATAACTCCTTtggatataaaaatgatgatgggaaaaaaatgatcgaTAGTAAGCTAGAAAATTACAGCAATGGGTACACCAAATATGATATAATAGGGTGTGGAATTAACTATTTTGACAATAGCgccttttttacaaaaaatgggaagtttCTAGGAAAAGCCTGTAATGTGAACCCTAAATATGATTATTACGCCACTGTTGGGTTGACCACTCTAGGCGACCGAATAAAATTTCATCTGAACAATTTCTATTTTGACATTTACAATATGATTTATGAAGAatgtgaaaaggaaaggaaaattataaaatccATTTACATTCAAAAAGACATCTTTACTGATGTTATTAAGTCCCATTTGATTAAGTGCGGCTATTTTAACACCTACAAATCGTTCGTAGATTTTCTCGACAAGCATAAGAACACGGGGGATAATGGCAGCAGCGTGGGAGGGTCCTCCAACAGTAAGCACTCCCTGGATAGGTTCTTTGCGGGTCAGATGCACGCGtccgggggggaggaccaagcgaaaagggaggaagcaaagaaggaagaagtaaaaaaggatgaagcgaaaaaggaagaagcgaaaaaggaTGAAGTAAAGAAagatgaaacaaaaaaggatgaagCAAAAGCGGAGGAAGTCAAAACAGACGATGTAAAAACGAACGAAGCAAAAACTGACGAAGCGAAGGACAAACCCACGGGCGACCCCCCAGCGCACCCTTCGCAAACTCAAAGCAGCGACAACAAGCACGATGAGGGGGAAGACACGAAACGGAAAGGCGAAGCGGTAGAGGCCGCAAACGATCACatgaagaaggaagacgaGTCTCTATCGAAAACGTGTGCCAGCAGCAGTGAGGCACCGAAAAATGCGAGTCCACACAAAACGGAAGGAAAAGATCCCAAGGAGGATCAAAACGACGAAAACGACAAACACGCTTTTAACAAATTTCTAATTAACTACCTAGATGTGTACGAAAAACTGAacaaggaggaaaagggcgAAAGTAGGGACAaagcggaagaggcaaaGCAAGGAGGCGAAACGGGCAACCCGACTCTCACCCCAAGCGGTGTACTCAAAAgtgataaaaatgaaggtgAGGATAAACAGACGGGGGACCCCAAATCTGCAACTGATGACACGAAAGGGGATAGCCATCCAGTGGGAGATCCCACGGGAAGTAGAAACAGGGAGGAAAAGCCAACTAGCGCGAGTGGCACCGATCAGCAGAAGGTGGAAGCGAGCACAGGGGGTGCCACCCCCCCAGCAGGTGAGGCTGCCACCTCAGCAGGGGAATTGCCCCCTTTGAGCCAGGCGCACCCAAAGGAGAACCCcacagaagaagcagaaaagcaAACCATCAGCGATCTCACAGCCAACATCCTGAAGAGCTACGAATTTAGCCCATACAACTACCCAGGAGCAAACCTGCAAAATACACTGTGGATATCTCGCAAAAGCAGTCTGGGCAGTTTATTAAACGTAAGAAAAGACTCCAACACGTTGCTACTAAATCGGTTAAGAGGTAAGAGGAGCCTTAACCTGAAAGAAGATTTGAACCTTCTGGCCACCAACTTTTTTAAtacgaaaaaggaagcgaggaaaaatgaaagcgacattaacaaaaaaattcatcttTTGCTAAGGGAGAAATCTGGGatgattaaaaatgaaagtttaaaaaaattaaataaaaaagaaggaaagggGTACTCAGTAGATAAGGAATACATTACGAagcattttgtaaatttgtaCCTGTCTGAGGAGAAgctcaaaaaaatggttaactCGCTGCAGACAAGGCACATCATACGGAATAGCATCCTCAGTGGAAATATTATACAGGTGCTGAACATCCTGGAAGAGGAGTACGCAGATTTGCTGACCAACGAGAGGGGTAGCTTTCACGTTGCCATGTTGTACACGCAGCAGCTGATAGAGATATTGAAGccgaataaaaaatttatcaaaagAATTTcttcaagaaaaaaaaagtgtaaaaagttGGGAGCCTATGATTTAGAGGACGATCTGCTCAGCGAAACGAGTTACAAAACGTATGACACTCTGAGTGATGATCACTTTTACGATGACATCAAAACGGATTGTGGGTCGTCCGACAGCCTACTTTGTGAGAGCTCCAATGAGGAGTATAGCAGGCACGATGATATAGTGCTCAAATTGGAGAAGCTCAACAGAAGGGGGGGCAACAGGAAGGAGGCACTAGGGAGGTCTGACAGACGGCGTCGCAAGAAGTTAGCGGAGCGCCGCGCAAAAAGTAGCTACAAAAGTAGCGACAGCAGTGGGGATGGAACGGATGACAAGGGGGAGGGCAGCGTAAACGGCGGCGGTAAGGTGAAGAGGCAATCGGAGAAGCTCCCCGCGAAAGGGCCTTCAAACAATGGAAAGGGGCAACCGTTCGACCCGTCCAACGCCAAGAAGGAAGCAGCTCATAAGGAAGATGAACTTACGCCGGGAGCAGGGGATGACAAAAATGCAGACCGCGCGAATGACCCCAAAACGGAGGAACGAAAAGGAACGGACACTACAGGGGTGAATGAAAATAAGAAGAGAAATTCCCAACTAAACAATAATCACCttgggaaagaaaaaaaaatcgaaaggATGATATACCGAAGCATGAGATCAAATTACGATGAGGAATTTTTCGAAACGAATAACTTGCAAGAAGAGTACGAACAGCATTACAACAAGCTGTCAAAagaatatgaattttttgaGGAGGATAATCCGTaccataataaaaatagaaaccAATCCTTCAGAAAGGGGAgatgtgtaaaaaataggTACCCAAAGAAAGCGCACACATTTTCCTCCAGCTCAAGTGATGGTGATAGCACCTCCGATTGTGACAGTAACGACTCGAACTTTAATGAAAAGCATTACgaatttaatgaaataaatttcgAACAGATATAtcaatacatatataaaaataaatcgccAAATAGGGAGGaggtaaaatttaaaaaggatcATTTGTATTTAGCCCTCCTATGGATTCGAGAAAAGTTGTCCCTTTTTAACAAGTCGCGCCAGGTGAACGTGCGCCAATGTATCCTGGACACGACTTCGCTGATTGCTTATCATAAGCCCTACAAGGAGAGACTCGTTCGCATGTTCTTCTCGAAGAACAGAAATCTGCTCACCTTCAGTTCGGTCAACGAGGGCATACTGG gCCTCTGCCTGAAGGTCCCCGTGTACTCCCCCCTGGAAATTATGGTGAAGCACCTCATACTGTGCAGAAACCTGCtgcgagaaaaaaagggaaacatcGGGATCAAGTACGACTGCCGCTACGTGTGCCAGCCGTACAAACGGTACATGATTAAAGttaaaaacaacaaaaagaagagaaggtACTTCAAGGAAGCgacgaagcaaaaaaatgagaaggggTCCCTAAACGGAAAAATTATTGAAGATAACAGGTTATCCATTTTTCAGTAA
- a CDS encoding cyclin dependent kinase 7 (cdk7), putative (encoded by transcript PVX_094935A) — METKSAERYIFKPNFLGEGSYGKVYKAYDTILKKEVAIKKMKINKISNYIDECGINFVLLREIKIMKEIKHQNIMTALDLYCEKDYINLVMEIMDYDLAKIINRKILLTDSQKKCILLQILNGLNVLHKYYFMHRDLSPANIFINKKGEVKIADFGLSSKYAFDMYVDSYAKDKHTKRTLNMTSKVVTLWYRAPELLMGSNKYNSSVDMWSFGCIFAELLLQKALFPGENEIDQLGKIFFLLGTPSEDNWPEALYLPLYTEFTKANKKDFKSLFKIDDDDCIDLLMSFLRLNSHERITAEDALKHKYFFSDPLPCDASQLPFNEL, encoded by the coding sequence ATGGAAACGAAATCGGCGGAGAGATACATTTTCAAACCGAACTTCCTGGGGGAGGGGTCCTACGGAAAAGTGTACAAGGCGTACGACACCATActgaaaaaggaagtagccataaaaaaaatgaaaattaacaaaataagtAATTACATAGATGAGTGTGGAATTAACTTCGTGTTACttagagaaataaaaataatgaaagaaataaaacacCAAAATATTATGACCGCGTTAGATTTGTACTGCGAAAAGGACTACATCAATTTGGTGATGGAAATTATGGACTATGACTTggcaaaaattattaatagaaaaatattactaACAgatagccaaaaaaaatgcatcctTTTGCAGATTCTGAATGGCCTCAACGTATTACATAAGTATTATTTTATGCATCGAGATTTATCCCCTGCgaatatattcattaacaaaaaaggggaagtgaaaATCGCTGATTTTGGGTTATCCTCCAAATATGCATTTGATATGTACGTAGATTCGTATGCAAAAGATAAGCATACTAAGAGGACGTTAAATATGACTAGCAAAGTTGTCACCCTATGGTACAGGGCACCCGAATTGCTAATGGGAAGTAATAAATACAACTCCTCCGTTGACATGTGGAGCTTTGGATGCATATTTGCAGAACTTCTTTTACAGAAGGCTTTATTTCCTGGAGAAAACGAAATCGACCAGTTAGggaaaatcttttttttgttgggAACACCAAGTGAAGACAACTGGCCTGAGGCTCTTTACCTTCCCCTGTATACAGAATTTACAAAGGCCAATAAGAAGGACTTTAAAAGCCTATTTAAAATTGACGATGACGACTGCATCGATTTGTTAATGTCTTTTCTGCGCCTGAATTCGCATGAGCGCATCACCGCGGAGGACGCTCTGAAGCACAAGTACTTTTTCAGCGACCCCCTGCCCTGCGACGCGTCGCAGCTCCCGTTCAACGAGCTGTGA
- a CDS encoding hypothetical protein, conserved (encoded by transcript PVX_094940A), with amino-acid sequence MGGRMEELLNLYPSESKGLSEDNYGLLNGFVMAPRGGKDKWGGADNVMEDAGEEETNFDHAKEVDSDDDGYGEDGLYDNGNDKNKLPFDKKKHEKLIKKICYRNDLKYYNYYINNFEKIKNIKGIKDRGENRICVLILCLNYIYCNLNNEIMTIHELKRQIKKNITKTRVYCKNLAKILFIICGKLQIKNFTKNDILPYMEKCITTIIKRLKILDDNLGREEDFLHVSRKTNIFDDIFDFINNGSGDDFALKEEGALFGEATSQGEEGGAELSQSDNLFSRGTSRDSHGEEGAHQVGLAASEAEKENAAEKTNEAEKANAAETTHRPGTIHGMEPPEGGANDMPDIAPGREYPTCSSSPTQHTFGGENPRAWMKGMDNTRSENCSSSETEEKKRKCKTQKRKNEKDDGNERKRKNTTTSKEVTKDIDKNVLIEFLEKNVTLLSLYSCVVYSIFILWNRTENMDTNLYNKESRKCGGNLHYFLCASIIITFDVFNVKIKDQFVCSCLGVVQQTITTEKKKMLSFFLTTFSEFLGLELPSVQAVPLFMRILFSNYILLQMYLLYIVQNYQLIKKEGFLLSMEQLQVFLAKLFRIIRQKFLNVADISVDYDLFLRSDWVCKNVVQVVSQNEDLSTVKKLLKDLTKNYPTEQEGKSRGEYNFEEAYQIDLNHIDLCIPRMLAHCLGICKGEAPPSGNASGNPSGSPTGGLPPWAPRGEEKTLLERRHKKGKKLKSAIEVKSPFHDSTAYGGDAFDHQRDVLDEDGTGRSASLSGSNNEEKGGPHTCDEAACRSTEHDESTPNSSPKKRSTCADRKGLDSGVKKPVEDYLEETKLGKTHTDDFAKGDTLKTPGESSPLDFFSSHINILKKINLQNIHEMNMEIVPFFNVKIVVQFLFYNVLKSIIYNCYSLSFFSLHNLHRSVSTRKSAKEDSLVCEELQKGDPHDMPIFLKNKIASKIKEMKGKKYTFEKYIICEQPHYIEKFQNCKLLGEDARRFLSDQQVKLQSVKDLFPSCAIEEGSNGSNGANPANRANDSLCLDTSSDGTSNAAAAQAEGEQPPLCRIDSMSGSSSSGSSGSSGTSGTSGSTESSAGTALSDQQGTKGSKNKLKRSNSSRSDSNNGKKIKIALCHYDVGVENCNDCQNSLKEEPFSLFDYIYNNKMMKEYKNVEQLFSRKNFTLLFNMFNNMNYPFHGNKKKLVKMNDCLYHTYHLIGIKKIAGTGYSFTYKNELNDNYYKVLKTKICNILSVQDIYFLFNRFFYFLFVYIKSHCCFGGKTGGDFGTAGGVEPRPAQSSQPSQPSQPSQPPQTSHTSHTSKVCPCNKANCCYKIKTIVLFGNV; translated from the coding sequence ATGGGCGGGAGAATGGAAGAGCTCCTGAACCTGTACCCAAGCGAAAGTAAAGGCTTAAGCGAAGACAACTATGGCTTGCTCAACGGGTTTGTAATGgcccctcggggggggaaggacaaGTGGGGAGGCGCTGACAATGTTATGGAAGACgcaggggaggaagagacaAACTTCGACCACGCAAAGGAAGTAGACTCAGATGATGACGGCTATGGAGAAGACGGACTGTACGATAAtggaaatgataaaaataagctcccctttgacaaaaaaaaacacgaaaagttgataaaaaaaatatgctatcGGAACGATTTAAAATACtacaattattatattaacaattttgaaaaaataaaaaacataaaagggATAAAAGATCGAGGAGAAAATCGAATTTGCGTGTTAATTCTTTGCctgaattatatatactgcAATTTGAACAATGAAATTATGACCATTCATGAGTtgaaaaggcaaataaaaaaaaacatcaccAAGACGAGAGtttattgcaaaaatttggcgaaaattttgtttatcaTTTGTGGTAaattgcaaataaaaaattttacaaaaaatgatatactGCCATATATGGAAAAATGCATTACTACGATAATTAAGAGGCTGAAAATTTTGGACGACAATTTGGGGCGTGAGGAGGACTTCCTCCATGTGAGTAGGAAGACGAACATTTTCGATGACATTTtcgattttataaataatggCTCCGGGGACGACTTTGCTTTGAAGGAGGAAGGGGCGCTGTTCGGTGAGGCTACTTcgcagggggaagaagggggggcgGAGCTTTCCCAGTCGGACAATCTCTTCTCCAGGGGGACAAGCAGGGACTCCCATGGCGAGGAAGGCGCTCACCAGGTGGGGCTCGCGGCGAGCGaggcggaaaaggaaaacgcagCAGAAAAGACGAACGAAgcagaaaaggcaaacgCAGCCGAAACGACCCATCGTCCGGGCACTATCCACGGTATGGAACCACCTGAGGGGGGCGCAAACGACATGCCAGACATTGCCCCAGGTAGGGAGTACCCCACGTGCAGTTCGTCACCCACGCAGCAtacatttgggggggaaaatcccCGTGCATGGATGAAAGGTATGGATAACACACGGAGTGAAAACTGCAGTAGCAGCGAaacggaggagaaaaaaagaaaatgcaaaacgcagaagaggaagaatgaaaaagatGATGGCaatgaaaggaaaagaaaaaacacaacaACGTCGAAAGAAGTAACAAAAGATATAGACAAAAATGTGCTGATcgaatttttggaaaaaaatgtgacgCTGCTGTCGCTATACTCCTGCGTGGTATACTCCATATTTATCCTCTGGAATCGAACGGAAAATATGGACACCAATTTGTATAACAAGGAGAGTAGGAAGTGCGGAGGGAATTTGCATTATTTCCTGTGTGCATCTATTATCATCACTTTTGACGTCTTCAATGTAAAGATAAAGGACCAGTTTGTTTGTTCCTGCCTAGGTGTTGTGCAACAGACCATAACgacggaaaagaaaaaaatgctcagCTTCTTCCTAACCACGTTTAGTGAGTTTCTCGGATTGGAGTTACCCTCCGTTCAGGCAGTCCCCCTATTCATGCGCATCCTCTTTAGCAACTACATCCTCCTGCAAATGTACTTATTATACATCGTACAGAATTACCAGctgataaaaaaggagggctTCCTACTCTCCATGGAGCAGTTGCAGGTCTTCTTAGCAAAGCTCTTTAGGATTATTCGCCAGAAGTTTTTAAACGTAGCAGACATTTCCGTGGATTATGATCTGTTCCTTCGATCGGATTGGGTTTGTAAAAACGTTGTGCAGGTTGTTTCTCAAAATGAGGACCTTTCAACTGTGAAGAAGCTGTTAAAAGATTTGACGAAAAATTACCCAACAGAGCAGGAGGGGAAATCTCGAGGGGAGTACAATTTTGAGGAGGCCTACCAGATAGACTTGAACCATATTGATTTGTGCATCCCTCGAATGTTGGCGCACTGTCTGGGTATCTGCAAGGGGGAAGCGCCTCCAAGTGGTAATGCAAGCGGCAACCCAAGTGGTAGCCCAACTGGTGGGCTCCCTCCATGGGCTCCCCGCGGGGAAGAGAAGACTCTCCTGGAGCGTCGCcacaagaaggggaaaaaactgaaaagtGCGATCGAGGTTAAGTCTCCATTCCATGACTCGACTGCATACGGGGGAGACGCATTCGATCATCAGCGGGATGTACTCGATGAGGATGGAACCGGTCGGAGTGCCTCCCTGAGTGGTAGCAATAATGAGGAGAAGGGCGGCCCCCACACCTGCGACGAAGCTGCATGTAGAAGCACTGAGCACGACGAATCAACACCGAATAGCAGCCCCAAGAAACGCAGCACATGCGCAGACAGAAAAGGTCTGGACAGTGGAGTGAAGAAGCCAGTGGAAGATTACTTAGAAGAAACAAAACTGGGGAAGACGCACACGGAcgattttgcaaaaggggatacATTAAAAACGCCAGGTGAAAGTTCCCCACTGGACTTCTTCTCCAGCcatataaacattttaaaaaaaataaacctaCAAAATATACACGAAATGAACATGGAAAtagttccattttttaacgTCAAAATAGTTGtgcagtttttattttacaatgtTTTGAAGAGCATTATTTACAATTGTTACTCGCTGAGTTTTTTCAGTCTGCACAATTTGCATCGGTCCGTTAGCACAAGGAAAAGCGCAAAAGAGGATTCACTTGTGTGTGAAGaattgcaaaagggggatcCCCACGacatgcccatttttttaaaaaacaaaattgccaGCAAAATCAAAGaaatgaaggggaagaaatacACCTTCGAAAAATACATCATTTGTGAGCAGCCCCACTACATAGAGAAGTTTCAGAATTGCAAGTTGCTTGGGGAAGATGCCAGGAGATTTTTAAGTGACCAGCAGGTTAAGCTGCAGAGTGTTAAGGATTTGTTTCCGAGCTGTGCTATTGAGGAAGGCTCGAATGGATCGAATGGCGCTAATCCCGCAAATCGCGCGAATGACTCCCTTTGTCTGGACACCTCCAGCGATGGCACTTCTAATGCCGCGGCCGCTCAGgcggagggggagcagcccCCCTTGTGCAGAATTGACAGCATGTCCGGGAGCAGCTCAAGTGGGAGCAGTGGAAGCAGCGGAACAAGCGGCACAAGCGGCAGCACCGAAAGCAGCGCCGGCACTGCCCTGAGCGATCAGCAAGGAACCAAAGGAAGTAAGAACAAGCTGAAGCGAAGCAATAGCAGCAGAAGTGACTCCAACAAcgggaagaaaataaaaatagcccTCTGCCACTACGACGTAGGCGTCGAGAATTGCAACGACTGCCAGAACAGCCTAAAGGAGGAGCCCTTCAGCCTGTTcgattatatttataacaacaaaatgatgaaggaatataaaaacgtCGAGCAGTTATTCTCcagaaaaaatttcactctcctttttaacatGTTTAACAATATGAATTATCCTTTccatggaaataaaaaaaaattagtaaaaatgaacgacTGCTTGTACCACACATACCATTTAAtaggcattaaaaaaattgcaggcACTGGGTATAGCTTCACCTACAAAAACGAGTTAAatgataattattataaagtcCTCAAAACGAAAATTTGTAACATCCTGTCCGTGCAagacatttattttttgtttaaccgatttttttatttcttgttTGTTTATATCAAATCGCACTGCTGCTTTGGGGGGAAAACTGGCGGCGATTTTGGCACTGCCGGAGGAGTGGAGCCTCGGCCAGCGCAGTCATCGCAGCCATCGCAGCCATCGCAGCCATCGCAGCCACCGCAAACATCGCACACATCGCACACGTCGAAGGTCTGCCCCTGTAACAAGGCCAACTGCTGTTACAAAATTAAGACCATTGTGCTATTTGGAAACGTCTAG